From the Papaver somniferum cultivar HN1 chromosome 2, ASM357369v1, whole genome shotgun sequence genome, the window CAACCGAGCAAGAGAAACCTAAAAACAGAAGCCACAAAAACAAGAACTGGTTACTAGCGTCAAAGATGGACAAGAACAAGATTCTGCCGAGTCTCCCAGAAGAAATCATCATCGACATCCTTTCGAGGTTACCACCAATATCACTCTTAAAGTTCAGGTGCGTATGCAAATCTTGGAGCATCTTATTTAATGATCCTAAATTGATCAACTTGATTATGAAAAACAATATTGTCATGCTGAGAGATGATAACACAATATACTCGTTTGATTATGAATCGTCATCATCATTACTACCTGATGATATTGCCTCGCATATTAAGAAGATTCATCTGCCACCAGTGGTGAGAGCTCATCCACGCATTGTGGGTTCTTGCAAGGGATTGGTTTGCTTAACTTCTTCTCGTAGCTATTGCCTTTGGAACCCATCTACCAGAGAGTACAAAGCTATACCAATATCAACAGCACCTGGATATCAATCTGTCTCTTCGGGATGCTCCACTAGAGATATTACACATGGGTTTGGCTACGACTGCTTGACCGATGATTACAAGTTTATCGAAATATTGCCTGGTACGAACAGCAGTCGACCTGTAGTTGGTGTCTACTCATTGAGATCAAATTCATGGGAACCAGGATATATTCCTTATGAATTTTCTCGTGAAACACCACCGGGGGTGTTGTCTAACGGTGCTCTTCACTGGTTTGCaaattcctcctcctcctcctccagggTCTTAATCGCTATGGATGTTGGAGACCAGAGTACTCGTGAAATCGCACAACCAGGAAAGTTTGATGTCAATGGCGGTAATAGACATCTCGACGTGTTGGATAGGTGTCTTTGTATGCTTTACAGTAGTGATGATTCTTCGGAAAGTTTTGAGGTCTGGGTTATGAAGGATTACGGAGTCAGAGAGTCTTGGATGCAAGTGTACAACATTCCTCGGATGACTATGTTTGGCCGTACGCTTCGCTGCTTCAGGCAGATACAATGTCTAAGAAATGGAGAGCTTCTTTGCGAAATTAAAACCCAGAACGATGATAAGGCAGATGATAGTACTATGGTTTTATATAATCCGAAGGATGATAAAGTTAGGATTTTGAAGATCAATGGTGATAGGAGTTATTTCACATCCTCTATATTCCAAATAGAGAGTTATGTGCAGAGCTCGGTTTCACTTAATTCGGGTACTTATGTTGATCAAgagcaagaaaaaaaggatttatcTGTTGCAT encodes:
- the LOC113350830 gene encoding F-box/kelch-repeat protein At3g06240-like, translated to MDKNKILPSLPEEIIIDILSRLPPISLLKFRCVCKSWSILFNDPKLINLIMKNNIVMLRDDNTIYSFDYESSSSLLPDDIASHIKKIHLPPVVRAHPRIVGSCKGLVCLTSSRSYCLWNPSTREYKAIPISTAPGYQSVSSGCSTRDITHGFGYDCLTDDYKFIEILPGTNSSRPVVGVYSLRSNSWEPGYIPYEFSRETPPGVLSNGALHWFANSSSSSSRVLIAMDVGDQSTREIAQPGKFDVNGGNRHLDVLDRCLCMLYSSDDSSESFEVWVMKDYGVRESWMQVYNIPRMTMFGRTLRCFRQIQCLRNGELLCEIKTQNDDKADDSTMVLYNPKDDKVRILKINGDRSYFTSSIFQIESYVQSSVSLNSGTYVDQEQEKKDLSVAFKKAIWK